From Pseudochaenichthys georgianus chromosome 15, fPseGeo1.2, whole genome shotgun sequence:
CCATAATGTAAAAGCCTACCCAATGCtttaaggggaaaaaaagaggaaatatgGTCATTTGGGTAGCGAAACTCAGAAAGGGGAGAATCAGGAAgaacatgtgttttttttaaataatcacaATTTATCTCTATTGATTTATTTAGTGTAATTTCTCTCATAAGTGAGCTGTAGTTAAACACCACAGGCAAATAATTGGGTCCATTAGGAACCGGCATGCCTTAAACAGGCTGCACTGGCACATTTATTGATGCATTttaactgagggttaggctaggtttcttctacaggaacaagtcctgtttctcgcttgaagccaggaaaaggctagtcactgtgacctttttttttatatataaagccatgttagggaaacttccatcctacatctgctccctgatctcacagcgaattgtaagtggctactgcctgagatcgcatgctgtagttttattaaatgtgccaactgctaggactgtcttagggaagatagcttttagatgtgcagctcctctgtcttggaatagtctgcaattgaaatggaaactgagcaatctggtgccactaaatgtttttaaagctcggttggatgctactcaattggaagctgttggtacctgctcatgtggatagttattgtcaattgtaatccctgtaatgatgctgtatgatgtcctttttgttgttctgtttatgtgtttatgtttcatgtggaacctacttgagcaggtctcccttgaaaaagagatcaatgatctcaatgggatacacctgggtaaataaaggtttgaaatgaaatgaaattgtgtgtgtgtgaatggccGTGTGATGTTCAGGGCCTCTTCCGCTCAGGGTTTTGGACCACAAACAGAGCAACAGTCCCTTCATCTCTCTGCCACTGGTACCTGCAGGAGAGGAAACCAAGTACGATTACTACTCACACCATACCGGACCGATTTCCTGAAATTGTTGGCCCATTATTCACATAGACGCAAAAACATTGTTAGAAATAAGTTCCAGGTTGAAGAATACtaagagtacttttcccaggaactaGGCCGATAGATCTTGGGATTTTgttttcacaccaaaaagaccTGGAACTAGAACCTAGTTCGCgcaaaccttttcacccccagaTAGTTCCTGCTAtagaggtggtactttcctggggaggaaaTGGTTCGTAGGTGTGTCGGCCACACtaacaatttctgattggctgggcgaattgcaaatcacgccccgtaaaacccgaaaagtgttgtgaagccgccattttatttgctcgcattagcattattagcattagcattagcccagcgcaccaacggagagagactaacttatggcaacacaaaagaaaacatgggagcgggggagtgatgaggaggtgttggcgcttctggcgatttactcggaagacgATACCCAGCAGCTTCTGCTGAAGCCAACTCcgggggacttcgggtggcagtatacggcgtgaagttgtttgtggcctgccagtaaacccaaaacagaagaagaagaagtgacgtcagcaacttcatttgcgtaatcctccctaacggtacgtccacacggcagcgtcgcATGCTTCAACGGAGAcacttcccattcactttgaatgaggtgcattgtggttccgtcgcgtcgctttgcctccgttgctcgctttcgaaagttgagaaaagttaaACTTCTCAAGCGTcgacggaagcgccagccaatcaaatcatatgccagtacaagctctagccaatcaaagcgcgtgcttgtgtgtccggggcgggagattaatgtgattggttgttggtcgcacgcCAGACACGCCTACCGGCAAGCTTCAGTACCGCCAGGGTAGTGATGGTAATTCTGGCTCTTTTTAGTGAGCACATACATACAGCACATAGCTTGACATGTTCAAGTGTTTACTGCTAGAACAGTGCCATTATATGTATTAAACAACTTTactctaaggctgcggccacacgaggacgaatttggtcgtttgcgttactgtttagtgtcatatagaccgttcggccacacgaggacgactgaatacggcactaaacgactgaggaaacgataacgggtcccaaggtggatagaaaggcatacgcaactctctggggggtcaaacggctccgtgtgtgcgccctatccgaacattttcagatcactgatagtgattgcgcaatagccccgcctctccccacctcttctgctcacctccgcttaccccgcgccattgctgaagtgtttcaccaccaacaacaacaatggcggatcgcagagttgctatcgtgctccggacgctattgaccatgctacagttgtttgtgcaacatctacagcaataatgatgaggcaatagccccgcctctgctgctcacccccgcgtcaaagtaaactgcaccctgaattcagattatttatctttctctcgatatggacctaaacgcgagtgaagtctaatctgacaggacggagacacgcagctctgcccacctgcagctcctcccgctgcagcaaaacacacacttcaagtcagatcatcacccttagctattttaattacctctcaaactccctaaactagttataaatatgtttatttttactgtcggccgggtcactcattactggatcagctgctgcatgagacagacactggcgctgtctgaagagaggaaggaaaaagagaggctccgtgtattttattattatattatatagagtcgttattcatttgttttaaagctcaataaataacaaagaagacctttgaccggcacttttataatttaatccggaagatttaaactttaatacacgttgactggcgaaacactctgcccggttccctcggcccccacgcggagaataaacagaagggcaaccatgacaaccatgcttcttcgctgcttttgtggaggaagttacagcgccacgtacaggctcctgcatatgtactgcagcttctccagcggttggagctaaacggagcggtctcgtgtggacagacactatccggataactattgcttgtggacggaagcttgtttgcgattgcgtttgcctcctgcagacatcctgctgaatacacagacacacagctgcaagAGGGGATTCAGCTACGGatacgataggttgggacgtgtcacgTCGGCTGGATATCGCCAATGACGTAGTAGGAGCGAAAATTCTGAATCTGCTTGTTAGCAGccccttttctttttcttttttttagagttgttttgttttctgacactttgtgagttccctgacacaccggggacacatatttatgtatgagacatcaaaaagtgcattttgcataaaaGGTCCcctataacaaaaaaaaaatcaaaacaaaaaatggctcgttcgcttaaaagagccggctctttcacATCACtacctcagggacttattccggtgtgaacgcgatctacaGGACAGTTCCAGGGACTAAAGAGTACAGGGGGACTAAAGAGTACAGGGGGACTAAGTACCGGGAACTAAGTACCGCatagtacttggtgtgaaagcggctaatgttTATCCTTAATATTTACTCACTGGCTTTGTTCAGGAATGAGCAAACTGTGTCCTGCAGCGAGAAAGAACTCCTGCTCATTCAAAGTTACCCTTGAGGATCCCTCCTGTGAGATGAGAGGTTATTAACACAGGGTTTGGTTATCACACATATGAGCAAACGCTACATCGTACTCAGGGATGGCAGCATCTGAACAGCACTGAGAGTCTGTTTGGAAGCTACAGAAGGAACACACCATGAAGAGAACAACATACCATCTGCCAAACCCACGCATCAGTTAACCGTACTGCCGTCTCGTTGCGCCCAGGTCCATACACTATCACCTGtcacaagagagagagagcattaGTGCAGCACATCACATCTGCTCATATTCAATAGTCAATGAATATCCAGTACTTAACTGCCAAGCTTTGTCATGGTAATTCACCACAGGCATGATGATTCCAAAATCTCACTTTGCTTTAACAAAACATGTCATTATAGCATTAGGAAATAAATTATTGGAAAATACAGCTAGATGTTGTTTACATTTCCACCGGTAGCAATCGTTTTTATACAGTACCAGGCTTTTTCTGTAAGACCAGTTCTGAAGTACATCTAAACAAATGTTGCTTATTTTAATCTGTATTTAGAAGAtattttaaatgtctgttggtaTGAAAATGCATGTTAAAAAGGTAGTTTTCCCTTATATGAATAGAGGTTCTATGCATCGAGGGTATTTTATGTTTTACAGATTGTGAAGCCCCTTTGGTTTTGggctacataaataaatattgaCTTTACTTAATTTAATTTATAAGATAAGATGTGCCGTAGTAAAATGGACTATGGCTTTTTAAATCAGCAACTATCTGATTAAATTATAAGTATACAAGATTGAAAAACGTAGCCATTTTGAAAGTGGAAAACctttataaaaacatgtctgaaTACATGTTCGTAGCACCTCGGTCTCAAACTGATCCCCGAACATGTCGATGGGGCTGCCGCTGGCCAGGGTCGGCCTCTGGGTGTTCAGCCAGTCTTTGAAGGAGAAGGGTGACATCACCTTCATCGTGTTCATCTGGAATGGAGGGTCTCTGAACACATCATCTGTTCATCCAAAGATAACCATGACGACAACAGATTACGGGTGATAAGACTTTAGATCAGAAATAAGGATTAAGAATCACAAGAAATCTCAGAACATCTTACTTGCGTCAGGCTTTCCTGTTTTGCACTGCTTTGATGCCATGAACctgaaagtaaaacaaataaactGGAATTAACAAACTTAATTCAAAGAAATGGATTTGAAGGAACCAATGAAGATGGTAGGATGTCTTACTCTTTGATGATTGGCACCAGTTGGGTTCCGAGGTTCTCACAGTAGAACCATTTCTCGAACAGGGGATAAGTGGTGTTGTCAACATAGTACCTGAAGGCATCAACACAGGCTAATGTTAATGCTGCTCTTATATATGACATGTAAGAGCATATGACatatgttgtgtttatttggatacaggaaaaataaagtattttcATTGTACGCCAATGTACAGTTATTTTTCACACATTTTATGAGTTCCAAATGCAGTTATCACTACTAAAATATATTAACTTTGTTTCTTGTTTTTTGTCCAAACAATTGTCATTATTTTTGCTAAACTATAGAAACATTGCTTGCAAGACATTCAAGACATGAGTGTGATTCCAGATCAGCGTCATCTGCTCACAATATTTCCAAATTATTCCCAATAAAGAGAACTGATAAGAAAAATGATATTGTTTTGTACCAAAATCATGTTGGTTAACCGTAACAAAAAAATTGCATAAAGCGGTCAAGGGCTCGAAAAACAAAGTTAAGGACTTGGGACTTGAATATACAGACATGAGACTTTAATTTGAATTGTAAAACAATCAATGGCTCTTCTTAACCTCAGAACTGCTCTTTTGTATCAAAAAGCACATGAACACAATTGAGAAAagctgggctgaagtcgaatagtccaaagatcagctcctaaattctaaccctatcgtctattccttgacctctgagtgaaacgttaagggatagtggacaggagaattcaaaaggacttaggagaagagactgcggaactttagagaatccgaatgcactttcactatccgacgtgtttatgatgcgccagcggacgtcatgaatgtgcgtctgctgctgtggggaaaccatggaaaccacagttttctatacagcggactacaacatggatgtttaataagaacgagggactgctgtgaactcatctagagactctgcaccgtgctctgatgctgttgttttatgctttatgaacgaggacaacagagaaacatattcttcatgaccaaagttggaattgaaataaaaaaggaaagtgaaacttctgctcgtcaccctctccctccggtccacattaatacaaatgatcccaatacgtaagattgtatgaactaaagatcttaaaatcaatacaaatgtatttattataaacattagtccttaacatctatcactgtgtatatcaccattcaaacatcttttaaaagttgaacaaaccccacacagctcagtaaagactgaaatgttgactttatttgataatttcagtgaaaactaacgttcatatttctctttttgattataatactgatgaacgttcaaaacaaagcactttggcaacttaccacctatgttttaaaatgcttaataagcaccgtaactttcatgatatcatttctcggtcataatcggttgtttccgtgaacggccgagactcgagtgacggcaaatgctgcggctgcaaggcattgtggggcagcattttcgcttctcctgtcggttagggaggtccagtggttcctaagctaaaggaggttataaaggaagtttgaaacctcctttcctttcattctcatcattctagagaattcgaacggcacttatcatggctgccactgagggacttccgggtcatttcactcctttaggaaggttcctaagctaaatggactattcgacttcagccctggtGTCTAAAGTTTAGATTTTCCTGGTAGGCTATATCAATTGGGTTCATTTGTCAGGATCTTTTTCCTCTATTCCCTGATATGATCTGCTTAAGAAGAGATGTGGAACAAAAAAAGACGAGAAGGGAGAAGAAGATAAGGATGTACGATATTTAACCTCAGGCAGTCGTTCTCCGTcagcagacgtctcctctccacCACCAGTCCCACAGTGTTGGCCTGTCTCTGGGGGGAGTGGGGGGTCCT
This genomic window contains:
- the haao gene encoding 3-hydroxyanthranilate 3,4-dioxygenase, producing MSSSPPLVNVRNWITQNENAFLPPVCNKLMHFSQLIIMFVGGPNTRKDYHIEEGEELFYQVKGDMCLKVIENGIHKDVNIKEGEMFLLPARTPHSPQRQANTVGLVVERRRLLTENDCLRYYVDNTTYPLFEKWFYCENLGTQLVPIIKEFMASKQCKTGKPDANDVFRDPPFQMNTMKVMSPFSFKDWLNTQRPTLASGSPIDMFGDQFETEVIVYGPGRNETAVRLTDAWVWQMEGSSRVTLNEQEFFLAAGHSLLIPEQSQYQWQRDEGTVALFVVQNPERKRP